One genomic region from uncultured Cohaesibacter sp. encodes:
- a CDS encoding cold-shock protein, translating into MATGTVKWFNPTKGYGFIEPAEGGKDAFVHISAVERSGLTTLTEGQKVEYEMVEGRNGKENADSLKVLG; encoded by the coding sequence ATGGCAACCGGAACTGTTAAGTGGTTCAACCCAACCAAGGGCTATGGCTTCATCGAGCCCGCTGAAGGTGGAAAAGATGCGTTCGTTCACATCTCTGCGGTTGAACGTTCCGGCCTAACAACCCTTACCGAAGGTCAGAAGGTTGAATATGAAATGGTTGAAGGTCGCAACGGCAAGGAAAATGCCGATAGCCTGAAAGTGCTTGGTTAA
- a CDS encoding sarcosine oxidase subunit beta family protein, with protein MRFSFASLARNAMTYHQNWPRQWRSPSPKNHYDVIIIGGGGHGLATAYYLAKNHGVQRIALLEKGWIGGGNTGRNTTIVRSNYLWDDAAHLYEKSLQLYEGLSKDLNYNIMLSQRGVLNLAHSLQDVRDTKRRVNANKLNGIDAEWLDAEAVRSFCPIIRTDKKARYPVLGASLQKRAGTARHDAVAWGYARAADMRGVDIIQNCEVTGITRQGDRVTGVETNRGTITAHKIGICTAGHSSVLAEMAGFAVPITSHPLQAMVSEPIKPVLDTVVMSNAVHVYVSQSDKGELVLGAGIDAYQSYAQRGSFHVVEHQISALLELFPIFSRLKLMRMWGGIVDTTPDACPIISTTPVKNLYLNAGWGTGGFKAIPGSGFVFAHTIANEAPHALNAAFTLDRFSTGHLIDEHGAAGVSH; from the coding sequence ATGCGCTTTTCATTCGCGTCTCTCGCTCGCAACGCCATGACCTACCATCAGAATTGGCCTCGGCAATGGCGAAGCCCTTCTCCAAAAAATCATTACGACGTCATTATTATTGGCGGAGGAGGGCATGGTCTTGCCACGGCCTATTATTTGGCCAAAAACCATGGCGTCCAAAGAATAGCGTTGTTGGAAAAGGGCTGGATCGGAGGCGGCAATACCGGGCGCAACACAACCATCGTACGTTCCAACTATCTTTGGGATGATGCTGCCCATTTATATGAAAAGTCGTTGCAGCTCTATGAAGGGCTCTCAAAAGATCTCAATTACAACATCATGCTTAGCCAAAGGGGCGTTCTCAATCTGGCCCATAGCCTGCAGGATGTCCGAGATACAAAGCGTCGCGTGAATGCCAATAAGCTCAATGGTATCGATGCCGAATGGCTCGATGCAGAAGCAGTGAGGTCCTTCTGTCCGATTATTCGCACAGACAAGAAAGCCCGCTATCCGGTTCTTGGGGCATCACTACAAAAGCGGGCAGGTACAGCGCGCCATGATGCCGTTGCCTGGGGCTATGCGCGCGCAGCCGATATGCGAGGCGTAGATATTATCCAGAATTGCGAAGTCACAGGCATCACCAGGCAAGGCGACCGCGTAACTGGCGTTGAAACCAATCGCGGCACCATAACGGCTCACAAGATCGGTATTTGCACTGCTGGGCACTCTTCGGTACTAGCAGAAATGGCCGGCTTTGCGGTGCCTATTACTAGCCATCCCTTGCAAGCCATGGTTTCCGAGCCAATCAAGCCCGTACTTGATACAGTCGTCATGTCGAACGCTGTCCATGTCTATGTTAGCCAATCAGACAAAGGCGAGCTTGTTCTGGGAGCAGGCATCGACGCCTACCAATCCTATGCTCAGCGGGGCTCGTTCCATGTGGTGGAACATCAGATTTCTGCCTTGTTGGAACTTTTTCCCATCTTTTCGCGGCTGAAATTGATGCGTATGTGGGGCGGCATCGTAGACACCACTCCAGATGCTTGTCCGATCATCTCAACCACGCCAGTCAAGAATCTGTACCTCAACGCAGGCTGGGGCACCGGAGGATTCAAGGCCATACCCGGATCCGGTTTTGTTTTCGCACACACCATCGCTAATGAAGCGCCGCACGCGTTGAACGCAGCCTTCACGCTCGATCGTTTTTCGACCGGTCACTTGATTGATGAACATGGCGCCGCTGGCGTCTCGCATTAG
- a CDS encoding sarcosine oxidase subunit delta: protein MLKIKCPYCGDRDETEFSYGGEAHIERPDTPSEASDESWGAYLFGRPNKKGLMRERWFHAHGCRRWFNLLRNTNNHTIIGSYKALEKPSIAELKKESRKGSAK, encoded by the coding sequence ATGTTGAAAATCAAATGTCCCTATTGCGGCGACCGTGACGAAACCGAGTTTTCCTATGGTGGCGAGGCTCATATTGAACGCCCTGACACCCCTTCCGAGGCTTCTGACGAATCGTGGGGCGCTTATCTCTTTGGCCGCCCCAACAAAAAGGGACTTATGCGCGAACGCTGGTTCCATGCTCATGGCTGTCGACGATGGTTCAATCTTTTGCGTAACACGAACAATCACACAATCATTGGCTCCTACAAGGCTCTTGAAAAACCGTCTATTGCGGAACTTAAAAAAGAGAGCCGGAAAGGAAGCGCAAAATGA